The following proteins are co-located in the Bos indicus isolate NIAB-ARS_2022 breed Sahiwal x Tharparkar chromosome 8, NIAB-ARS_B.indTharparkar_mat_pri_1.0, whole genome shotgun sequence genome:
- the LOC139184538 gene encoding interferon omega-1-like, with product MNKMTVQSVPQSLFRERLQIPSGASEWRLAPEAQAFSVLHEMLQQSFNLFHTERASAAWDTTRLEQLHTGLHQQLDDLDTCLGLVTGEEDSALGRVGPTLALKWYFQGIHVYLQEKEYSGWAWESVRVEITRRFLR from the exons ATGAATAAAATGACCGTCCAGTCTGTACCCCAGTCTCTTTTCAGG GAAAGACTTCAGATTCCCTCAGGAGCAAGTGAGTGGCGGCTAGCTCCAGAGGCCCAGGCCTTCTCTGTGCTCCACGAGATGCTCCAGCAGAGCTTCAACCTCTTCCACACAGAGCGTGCCTCTGCTGCCTGGGACACTACCCGCCTAGAGCAGCTCCACACTGGACTCCATCAGCAGCTGGACGACCTGGACACCTGCCTGGGCCTGGTGACGGGAGAGGAAGACTCTGCCCTGGGAAGGGTGGGCCCCACACTGGCCTTGAAATGGTACTTCCAGGGCATCCATGTCTACCTGCAAGAGAAGGAATACAGTGGCTGGGCCTGGGAAAGTGTCAGAGTGGAAATCACGAGGCGCTTTCTGCGTTAA